The Mycobacterium haemophilum DSM 44634 sequence CCACACCGGCCCAGCGATGAGCGCTTTCAATGCCTGGATATTGCTGAAAGGTCTTGAGACGCTTGCTATTCGGGTTGAGCACTGTAATTCTTCGGCGCACCGGATTGCGGAGTTTTTGCAGCGGCATCCGGCGGTGAGTTGGGTGCGCTATCCCTTTCTGGTGTCGCACCCGCAGTACGACCTGGCGAAACGCCAGATGTCGGGCGGTGGGACGGTGGTGACCTTTGCGCTTAACTCGCCGGAGAACGCCGCTAAGCAACGGGCTTTCGAGGTACTCGACAAGCTGCGGTTGATCGATATTTCCAACAACCTCGGCGACGCTAAATCGCTTATCACCCACCCCGCGACCACCACGCACCGGGCGATGGGCCCGGAGGGCCGCGCTGCGATTGGGCTCGGGGACGGTGTCGTCCGCATCTCCGTCGGCCTGGAAGACACCGACGATTTGATCGCTGATATCGATCAGGCTCTGAGCTAGTCGCGTGCTATACGGGTTCAGCGCGCGGTTGGGCGTCAGGAGACCGGGGCGTCACGTTCTTTGAGCAGCTCAGTGGGGTGCATAACAGTCACATTGTCAGCTTCCTGATTGCAGTAAACAGCCGCCATTGCTTCTGGCAGTCACTCGTTCTACGCGCTGGCCGCGGTCCCTGCTGTCGGGTCAACTGCGTGCCCGCGCTGGCCTCGACGGGACCAGCCGCGCCTGGCATACCCGTCAGGGACTTCGGAGACCCTGACGGCTGTCGTTCCTGAAAGTGTATTTGAATGGAAGCCCGCCTCGACCAGTCGCCAAAAGACGGTCTTGGAACTGCACCAGACCATCATTGAAATACGCGATGCCTTATCTGTTTCTAAGGCCCTACTTTCGTGAGATCTCCCTGGAGGAGGAAGCTCGGTTTGTCGACCGATACGTGGTGCCCACCGGTCAGCGTGACGCAGCTATCCAGGCGTTGCAGATCGCTAAAGCGGTCCACGCGAAAGGAACTGGGGCTAGACCAGAGCCGATAGACGCAGCGATGGTCCGCATGTCATGCGCGACCGACCTTGGCCAAGAGACAGCGGAGCTGATACAACTTTGTCAATGGTGGCCGAGTGCCCAGGCCGCGATTCATCAACCCATCCCGGAACATCCTGAAAGAGTAGGTGGTTCATGATGACCAAAACCAGCCCCCACGCCTCTGTCCTGCCGCGTCCACGGTTCCGGCTACCCGTCATGGGCGACCTTCTCACTTTGAATTTCAGAGAACCCGTTATGGGAACAGCCAGAGAAATGGACGCCTATGGCGGCATCGTTGACGATGGGAAAAACACGTCGGGCATGTGCTGCTGAACATGCGATCGCTCGCCGGTGACGGGCTGTTTACCGCCTTCAATGATGAACCCAATTGGAGTAAAGCGCATAACATCCTGATGCCCGCATTCACGAAAGCCGCCATGGCGTCCTACCACGCCAGCATGCTGGACACTGCCGGCGAATTAGTCAGTACCTGGTCGCAGCATGCCGCCGACGGGACTTGGGTGGACATCCCAGGCGAGGCCAATCGTCTGACCACCGAGATGGTGGCGCGCGCCGGCTTAGGGTATTCCTTCACCAAGCTGAGCGACACCAGCGAAAGCCCGTTCAACACAGCCTTCTTGCGTGGGCTGAAGTACGCAATAGGCAAAGTTCGTACCGACGCCCTTCCTCTCTATGAGCAGCTGCTGGGCCGGCGCGGCCGCAACCAGCACCAACGCGACACGCAATACCTGCGCGAGCAGGTCGCTGCCATCATCGAGGCTCGCCGCAACAGCGATAGTCGCGACGATGCCGCCAAAGACATGCTCGATATCATGCTGCACGAAACAGATCCCGACACAGGCGAACGCCTAGATGAGGCCAACATCGTCAACCAGGTTATGACCTTGCTCATCGCCGGTAGTGAAACGTCCGCCAACACTATCGCCTTTGCACTGCACTACCTCTCGACCAATCCGGGCATGGCTGCCGCAGCACGTGCCGAGGTGGACCAGCGCTGGCCAGGCCGGGACATCCCCGAGGTATCGTTCGATGACGTTGCCAAACTGCGCTATCTACGCCGGATCGTTGACGAGACGCTGCGCATATGGCCAATTGCACCAGGGTATTTCCGATAGGCCAAGACCGACACCACGCTCGGGGAAGGACGTTACCGATTCACAGCGGGGGATCGGGTATTTGTCTTCCTAGTAGCAGCCCACCGTGACCGCCCCTGGGGAGACGATGCCGACCAGTTCAACCCAGACCGATTTCTCCCCGAGAACATCCGCAAACTACCACCCCGCATTTACAAGCCGTTCGGCACCGGTTCGCGGGCATGCATCGGCAGGCAGTTCGCCCTCCATGAAATCCTGCTGACGCTAGCGATGATTCTGCACCAATTCACCTTGGAGCCATACCCGGGTTACCAACTTCAGGTGT is a genomic window containing:
- a CDS encoding DUF6545 domain-containing protein yields the protein MPYLFLRPYFREISLEEEARFVDRYVVPTGQRDAAIQALQIAKAVHAKGTGARPEPIDAAMVRMSCATDLGQETAELIQLCQWWPSAQAAIHQPIPEHPERVGGS